The proteins below come from a single Zhouia spongiae genomic window:
- a CDS encoding ISAon1 family transposase N-terminal region protein, translating into MLLPELLMIHFDIAKHEINKDVLHLHFEEKNDIPKEFSSEVLISHGFHKAITIQDFPGIMPKS; encoded by the coding sequence GTGCTCCTTCCTGAACTATTAATGATCCATTTCGATATTGCTAAACATGAAATAAACAAAGATGTTCTTCATCTTCATTTTGAGGAGAAGAATGATATTCCAAAAGAGTTTTCCTCTGAGGTACTTATTTCACACGGTTTTCATAAAGCAATCACCATTCAGGATTTTCCTGGGATCATGCCTAAAAGTTGA
- a CDS encoding isoaspartyl peptidase/L-asparaginase family protein, whose protein sequence is MRLIIHFVLSAMLLIGCQDNKSESNEKTLKNEVTSSSSGSQNFGIVIHGGAGTILKKNMSDALEARYKAKLEEAIKAGHTILADGGSSIDAVEKAINILEDAPLFNAGKGAVFTNDGKNELDASIMDGKTLNAGAVAGVTTVKNPINLARAVMENSAHVMFARDGAEAFAKEQNIELVDPSYFYTENRMKALERAKEHEKTILDHDDKSAFYDPQIKDYKYGTVGCVALDKNGNLASGTSTGGMTNKKWGRVGDSPIIGAGTYANNKTCAISSTGWGEYFIRGMVAYDISAMIEYKGSSLKQAASEVIQEKLTELGGTGGVIGIDHQGNVVMEFNTAGMYRASMDKNGKLYIGIFKD, encoded by the coding sequence ATGAGACTAATCATCCACTTTGTACTCTCTGCAATGTTACTCATTGGTTGTCAGGACAATAAATCCGAAAGCAATGAAAAGACATTAAAGAACGAGGTCACCTCATCATCATCAGGTAGTCAAAACTTTGGCATTGTAATTCACGGTGGCGCCGGTACTATCTTAAAAAAGAACATGAGTGATGCGCTTGAAGCCCGTTACAAAGCTAAGCTGGAAGAAGCTATTAAAGCCGGTCACACAATTCTAGCCGATGGGGGCAGCAGTATTGATGCTGTTGAAAAAGCCATCAATATTCTTGAGGACGCTCCTCTTTTTAACGCGGGGAAAGGCGCTGTCTTTACAAATGACGGAAAGAATGAACTCGATGCCTCTATCATGGACGGAAAGACTCTCAATGCAGGAGCAGTTGCAGGAGTTACAACTGTGAAAAATCCGATTAATTTAGCACGAGCCGTTATGGAAAATTCAGCACACGTAATGTTTGCCCGTGATGGTGCTGAAGCCTTCGCCAAAGAGCAAAACATCGAGCTGGTAGATCCGTCGTACTTTTATACCGAAAACAGGATGAAAGCCCTGGAGAGGGCTAAAGAGCATGAAAAAACCATACTCGACCATGACGATAAATCTGCCTTTTATGATCCACAGATAAAAGATTATAAATACGGGACTGTCGGCTGTGTCGCCCTTGACAAGAACGGAAATCTGGCCTCAGGTACTTCCACCGGGGGCATGACCAATAAAAAATGGGGGCGTGTCGGCGACTCCCCTATCATTGGAGCCGGAACATACGCCAACAACAAAACCTGCGCCATATCATCGACCGGATGGGGCGAATATTTCATACGGGGCATGGTGGCCTATGACATATCGGCAATGATAGAATACAAAGGCTCATCCTTAAAGCAGGCGGCTTCTGAAGTAATTCAGGAAAAACTCACCGAACTGGGCGGTACCGGCGGTGTTATCGGTATAGACCACCAGGGGAATGTTGTCATGGAATTTAATACTGCAGGAATGTACCGTGCTTCCATGGATAAAAACGGGAAACTATATATTGGAATATTCAAAGACTAA
- a CDS encoding DUF58 domain-containing protein codes for MDIGKEVNKLYTYKNLELLAGQVVEGFISGLHKSPFHGFSSEFAEHKIYNAGESTRHIDWKIFAKTDRLYTKQYEEETNLRCHLIIDNSSSMHYPEVGRMSLSNLNKIGFSVIASAALMNLFKRQRDAVGLSVFSDEYEYYAPEKGSERHHKMLLSYLEGVLDTAAKHKTTRPYTYLHQIAEKIHRRSMIFLFTDMFQTETNQKELFDALRHLKYNKHEVVLFHVMDKEKELYFNFDDAPKRFVDVETGEYIDLYAKNMRVSYEEKIREYFRQIALQCAQYKIKYVEADTARDINKILLTYLLEKQKFSR; via the coding sequence ATGGATATAGGAAAAGAAGTAAACAAGTTGTACACTTATAAAAACCTCGAGCTTTTAGCCGGGCAGGTTGTAGAGGGCTTTATAAGTGGATTGCACAAGAGTCCTTTTCATGGTTTTTCATCCGAGTTTGCTGAGCATAAAATATATAATGCCGGCGAAAGCACACGACATATAGATTGGAAGATTTTTGCCAAAACAGATCGCTTGTATACCAAACAGTATGAAGAAGAAACAAATTTAAGATGCCACCTTATCATTGATAATTCATCATCCATGCACTATCCGGAGGTAGGCCGGATGAGTTTGTCCAACCTTAACAAGATTGGTTTTTCTGTTATAGCATCTGCAGCGCTTATGAATTTATTTAAGCGTCAGAGAGATGCCGTCGGCCTGAGTGTTTTTTCTGATGAGTATGAGTATTATGCTCCCGAAAAAGGAAGCGAGAGACATCATAAGATGTTGCTTAGTTACTTAGAAGGGGTGTTAGATACTGCCGCTAAGCATAAAACGACCAGGCCATACACATATTTGCATCAGATAGCAGAGAAGATACATAGAAGGAGTATGATATTCTTATTTACAGACATGTTTCAGACAGAAACGAACCAAAAAGAGTTGTTTGATGCATTACGTCATTTAAAATATAACAAGCATGAGGTGGTGCTTTTTCATGTGATGGATAAAGAAAAGGAACTGTATTTTAATTTTGATGATGCACCAAAGCGTTTTGTCGATGTTGAAACTGGAGAGTATATAGATTTATATGCTAAGAATATGAGAGTATCATATGAAGAAAAGATAAGAGAATATTTCCGGCAAATAGCTTTACAATGTGCACAGTATAAAATTAAATATGTAGAGGCCGATACAGCTCGTGATATCAATAAAATTCTGCTGACGTACTTGCTTGAAAAACAAAAGTTTAGCAGGTAG
- a CDS encoding DUF3526 domain-containing protein: MFTNNLLYEIKLLIRSNWLAVLLISIGLLFTFATFNGTKNITKRLNDISTVQEELYKKDSSMLAALTKIENGEKTDIPYWQQPTEPMTIGYRHPRLTIMHPETLSFISTGQSDMYTHFKSPTVYGNNFALDYSEMVNPIQLLFGNFDLSFVIIYILPLLVIAFTFNILSKEKELGTLRLLGAQPISIIRWLLQKMMIRYIVFTVITLVTLLITISVFSIGAFTDTANLAGLLLIVSGYILFWFIVACIVNIRVNNSAKNALTLIGVWLLIVMVLPATINQIGNSLYPTPSRLKMINEIRLIKKENEEKQNKIMDEYLRNHPELAQGNNEQKFGFWHNYFASEKVMEEKTKPLVAEYDLQLKKQQGLISMFKYVSPAILMQQSLNNIAGTSEKHYNDYKKQVFEFSGEWRNYLVPMLFKEQKFSTKNYHELPKFIYKNRIENEVLLNLLAIVAISLLIFFVLIGKNLKDKSAQTISI, from the coding sequence ATGTTTACTAACAATTTATTATACGAAATTAAATTATTGATAAGAAGCAACTGGCTGGCGGTCTTGCTCATTAGTATTGGTTTATTATTTACGTTTGCAACCTTTAACGGAACAAAAAACATAACGAAAAGGCTTAACGACATTTCAACAGTTCAAGAGGAGCTGTATAAAAAGGACAGCTCGATGCTGGCTGCACTGACAAAGATTGAAAACGGGGAAAAAACAGATATCCCTTATTGGCAACAACCTACCGAACCGATGACAATCGGATACCGTCATCCACGTTTGACAATTATGCATCCCGAAACTTTATCATTTATTTCAACGGGGCAAAGTGATATGTACACACACTTTAAAAGTCCCACTGTGTATGGAAATAATTTTGCCTTGGATTATTCTGAAATGGTGAACCCTATACAGCTATTATTCGGAAATTTCGATTTGTCTTTTGTAATCATCTACATCTTACCTTTACTTGTCATCGCCTTTACTTTTAATATCTTATCTAAAGAAAAAGAACTGGGAACGTTGAGATTATTGGGAGCACAACCTATATCGATCATTCGCTGGCTATTACAAAAAATGATGATACGGTATATTGTATTTACAGTAATTACGCTGGTAACATTACTCATAACAATTTCCGTTTTTTCTATAGGTGCATTTACCGATACCGCTAATTTAGCGGGTCTACTCCTGATTGTATCCGGTTATATCCTGTTTTGGTTTATAGTAGCCTGTATTGTAAACATCAGGGTTAATAACTCTGCTAAAAACGCCCTTACTTTAATTGGCGTATGGTTATTGATAGTAATGGTATTACCTGCAACTATCAACCAGATAGGGAACTCATTATATCCAACGCCTTCGCGTTTAAAAATGATTAATGAAATTCGTTTGATAAAGAAAGAAAATGAGGAAAAGCAAAACAAAATCATGGATGAATATTTACGTAATCATCCGGAGCTAGCCCAGGGAAACAACGAACAAAAGTTCGGCTTCTGGCATAATTATTTTGCTTCTGAAAAAGTAATGGAAGAAAAAACAAAACCTCTCGTAGCCGAATACGATCTGCAACTAAAAAAGCAACAAGGTCTGATAAGCATGTTCAAGTATGTTTCACCGGCAATTTTAATGCAACAGTCATTAAACAATATTGCAGGAACATCAGAAAAACATTATAACGACTATAAAAAACAAGTTTTTGAATTTTCCGGAGAATGGAGAAACTACCTGGTTCCGATGTTATTCAAAGAACAAAAGTTTAGCACAAAAAACTATCACGAACTCCCAAAGTTTATATACAAAAACAGAATTGAAAATGAGGTTTTGCTAAACTTGTTAGCCATCGTTGCAATCAGTTTATTGATTTTCTTTGTATTGATCGGGAAGAACCTTAAAGACAAATCTGCCCAAACAATATCAATATAA